CAACGGATGCTCGCCGATGCGGTTCTTGCGGCGGAGAAACCCCTCGCGCTCAAAGAGATAGAGGCAGGAGTTCTCCTCATACACAGGCGGCAGGTCCTGGGTGTTAAGCAGTACGGCCGGATCGTGGTTAACCGGGTTGCCGGCAGCGTCCCACAGGCGTTTCTGCCAGCGAGTGACACTGAAGAGCGAATCGTGCTGCGGCAATGCCTGGCGAAATGCGCGGACCGCGGCCGCGATGCTGCCGGCCGAGAGCAGCGGGTTGGTGCTGTGTGTCTGCAGGTAGAAAGGCGCGGGGATGGCCGCCGCGTCATGCAGCAGAACCCGGTTCATCGAGATCGAGCCATCCCGCAACTCCGGAGGCCGGTCGAGGAGCG
The sequence above is a segment of the Anaerolineales bacterium genome. Coding sequences within it:
- a CDS encoding acylneuraminate cytidylyltransferase family protein, encoding MSELEIVALVPMRHHSQRVPGKNYRLLNGRPLYAYILDSLLQSGAVSRIVVDTDSPEIRRGIGEAFPEVTLLDRPPELRDGSISMNRVLLHDAAAIPAPFYLQTHSTNPLLSAGSIAAAVRAFRQALPQHDSLFSVTRWQKRLWDAAGNPVNHDPAVLLNTQDLPPVYEENSCLYLFEREGFLRRKNRIGEHPLLFEIPAREALDIDDEEEFRLVEGLLAGRG